A DNA window from bacterium contains the following coding sequences:
- the rpmF gene encoding 50S ribosomal protein L32, protein MPRPKRKISKRRRGTRSAHDALKAPNLIACPNCQEYMLSHRVCPSCGHYKGKEVVTKSEE, encoded by the coding sequence ATGCCGCGCCCCAAGCGCAAGATCAGCAAGCGACGCCGGGGAACGCGCTCCGCGCATGACGCCCTGAAGGCGCCGAACCTGATCGCCTGCCCCAACTGCCAGGAGTACATGCTGTCGCATCGCGTCTGCCCCTCCTGCGGTCACTACAAGGGCAAAGAGGTCGTCACGAAGTCGGAAGAGTGA
- a CDS encoding DUF177 domain-containing protein gives MLIRIAELARGRRDYEFELAAALLADAIGERDDVLGDGLHAHVWIEAELVDRTITLSGISRVMGRVVCGRCGDETQLSIELPWRLILIPKRERGGEKVEDIELGYYSGDRIDVSREAIEQTGLYFPDILLCRPDCRGLCPNCRANLNRETCRCPK, from the coding sequence ATGTTGATCCGGATCGCCGAACTTGCCCGGGGTCGCCGCGACTACGAGTTCGAACTCGCCGCCGCGCTGCTTGCCGACGCGATCGGCGAGCGCGACGACGTTCTTGGCGACGGCCTGCACGCGCATGTGTGGATCGAGGCGGAGCTCGTCGATCGCACGATCACGCTTTCGGGCATCTCGCGCGTGATGGGCCGCGTCGTTTGCGGGCGCTGCGGCGACGAGACGCAGCTTTCCATCGAGCTGCCGTGGCGGCTGATTCTGATTCCGAAGCGCGAACGCGGGGGAGAAAAGGTCGAGGACATCGAGCTCGGTTATTATTCCGGCGACCGCATCGATGTGTCGCGCGAGGCGATCGAGCAGACGGGACTCTATTTTCCGGATATTCTTTTGTGCCGGCCCGACTGCCGGGGCCTTTGCCCGAATTGCCGGGCGAACCTGAATCGAGAAACCTGCCGCTGCCCGAAATAG
- a CDS encoding RlmE family RNA methyltransferase, producing MTKKGGKGGGARGAGGGGRRSSTHDTRKRFGGPHGTHGPDHYFARAKDEGYAARSVFKLEEIDGKHHLFRAGMSVVDLGCHPGSWLQYIARAVGGSGRAIGIDLEKTPPVGSNAQTFAADVLAMADALDPPSPDPRTAPRDFGAASVVSAASDVSAASVVSAASDSERSVTNPHNADVSVADALAAIRARPVDAVVSDMAPKTTGDRVVDESRSLALADAARRIARGLLPKGGVFLAKVFHGPDLDEFLARVEQDFDEPVLVRPDATRRASREIYVLARKK from the coding sequence ATGACAAAAAAAGGCGGCAAAGGCGGCGGCGCGCGCGGCGCAGGTGGCGGAGGGCGGCGCAGCAGCACGCACGACACGCGCAAGCGCTTTGGCGGTCCGCACGGAACGCACGGGCCCGACCACTACTTCGCCCGCGCGAAGGACGAGGGATACGCCGCGCGGTCTGTTTTCAAGCTCGAGGAAATCGACGGAAAACACCACCTGTTCCGCGCGGGGATGAGCGTCGTCGATCTCGGCTGCCATCCGGGCTCGTGGCTGCAATACATCGCCCGGGCCGTCGGCGGTTCGGGCCGGGCGATCGGGATCGACCTCGAAAAAACGCCGCCGGTCGGATCAAACGCGCAGACCTTCGCCGCGGATGTGCTCGCGATGGCCGACGCGCTCGATCCGCCCTCGCCCGATCCGCGCACGGCTCCCCGCGATTTCGGTGCCGCGAGCGTCGTCAGTGCCGCGAGCGACGTCAGTGCCGCGAGCGTCGTCAGTGCCGCGAGCGATAGCGAGCGGTCCGTAACGAACCCCCACAACGCAGACGTTTCCGTCGCCGATGCCCTCGCCGCGATCCGCGCGCGGCCTGTGGATGCCGTGGTTTCCGACATGGCACCGAAAACGACCGGCGACCGCGTCGTCGACGAGTCGCGGAGCCTCGCGCTGGCCGACGCGGCGCGTCGCATCGCGCGCGGGCTGCTGCCCAAAGGCGGCGTGTTTCTCGCGAAGGTATTTCACGGCCCGGACCTCGACGAATTTCTCGCGCGCGTGGAGCAGGATTTCGACGAGCCCGTGCTTGTCCGCCCGGATGCGACGCGGCGCGCGAGCCGCGAGATTTACGTGCTGGCGCGGAAGAAATGA